In one Bordetella pertussis 18323 genomic region, the following are encoded:
- a CDS encoding IS481-like element IS481 family transposase yields MNTHKHARLTFLRRLEMVQQLIAHQVCVPEAARAYGVTAPTVRKWLGRFLAQGQTGLADASSRPTVSPRAIAPAKALAIVELRRKRLTQARIAQALGVSASTVSRVLARAGLSHLADLEPAEPVVRYEHQAPGDLLHIDIKKLGRIQRPGHRVTGNRRDTVEGAGWDFVFVAIDDHARVAFTDIHPDERFPSAVQFLKDAVAYYQRLGVTIQRLLTDNGSAFRSRAFAALCHELGIKHRFTRPYRPQTNGKAERFIQSALREWAYAHTYQNSQHRADAMKSWLHHYNWHRPHQGIGRAVPISRLNLDEYNLLTVHS; encoded by the coding sequence ATGAACACCCATAAGCATGCCCGATTGACCTTCCTACGTCGACTCGAAATGGTCCAGCAATTGATCGCCCATCAAGTTTGTGTGCCTGAAGCGGCCCGCGCCTATGGGGTCACCGCGCCGACTGTGCGCAAATGGCTGGGCCGCTTCCTGGCTCAGGGCCAGACGGGCTTGGCCGATGCGTCCTCGCGCCCGACGGTCTCGCCCCGAGCGATTGCGCCGGCCAAGGCGCTGGCTATCGTGGAGCTGCGCCGCAAGCGGCTGACCCAAGCGCGCATCGCCCAGGCGCTGGGCGTGTCAGCCAGCACCGTCAGCCGCGTCCTGGCCCGCGCCGGTCTGTCGCACCTGGCCGACCTGGAGCCGGCCGAGCCGGTGGTGCGCTACGAGCATCAGGCCCCCGGCGATCTGCTGCACATCGACATCAAGAAGCTGGGACGTATCCAGCGCCCTGGCCACCGGGTCACGGGCAACCGACGCGATACCGTTGAGGGGGCCGGCTGGGACTTCGTCTTCGTGGCCATCGATGACCACGCCCGCGTGGCCTTCACCGACATCCACCCCGACGAGCGCTTCCCCAGCGCCGTCCAGTTCCTCAAGGACGCAGTGGCCTACTACCAGCGCCTGGGCGTGACCATCCAGCGCTTGCTCACCGACAATGGCTCGGCCTTTCGCAGCCGCGCCTTCGCCGCGCTGTGCCATGAGCTGGGCATCAAGCACCGCTTTACCCGACCTTACCGCCCACAGACCAATGGCAAGGCCGAACGCTTCATCCAGTCGGCCTTGCGTGAGTGGGCTTACGCTCACACCTACCAGAACTCCCAACACCGAGCCGATGCCATGAAATCCTGGCTACACCACTACAACTGGCATCGACCCCACCAAGGCATCGGGCGCGCTGTACCCATCTCCAGACTCAACCTGGACGAATACAACCTATTGACAGTTCACAGCTAG